In Abditibacteriota bacterium, a single window of DNA contains:
- a CDS encoding glycogen/starch/alpha-glucan phosphorylase produces MDGIINPHSDFDTAKQEFINCLKNNLQRRLAKNNINTNEYDRYMALAYTVLDHMVDRWIETDRAYSAVRPKRIHYISMEFLMGRALSNNLISLGLYDVAREALMELGYDLEETADFEKDAALGNGGLGRLAACFLDSMTNLGIPTHGYGILYEYGMMKQTIERDRQREKPDVWLNIPYPWAISRVTETTEVNFGGYVSREGTDTTKESRWHTSEKLLAEAHDIPVYGYNNSNVNVLRLWSAHSASEFNLDSFSEGRYMDACQAQVLSENVTKVLYPNDSDMSGKRLRFQQEYFLVAASLRDIVNRFYREHGGNWDVFADKVGIQLNDTHPGLSIAELMRIMVDEEHIGWDKAWDITQKVFAYTNHTVLPVAL; encoded by the coding sequence ATGGACGGCATCATCAATCCTCATTCCGATTTTGACACGGCAAAGCAAGAATTTATCAATTGCCTGAAGAACAATCTGCAGCGGCGTCTGGCCAAAAACAACATCAACACCAACGAGTACGACCGTTATATGGCTCTGGCCTACACGGTGCTGGACCACATGGTGGACAGATGGATCGAGACGGACCGGGCCTACTCCGCAGTGAGGCCCAAGCGCATCCACTACATATCCATGGAGTTTCTGATGGGGCGGGCCCTGTCCAACAACCTCATCAGCCTGGGGCTCTACGACGTGGCCCGGGAGGCTCTCATGGAGCTGGGCTACGACCTGGAGGAGACGGCGGACTTTGAAAAGGACGCGGCTCTGGGCAACGGAGGCCTGGGGCGGCTGGCCGCCTGTTTTCTGGACTCCATGACCAACCTGGGCATCCCCACCCACGGCTACGGCATCCTGTACGAATACGGCATGATGAAGCAGACCATCGAGCGGGACCGGCAGAGGGAAAAGCCCGACGTGTGGCTGAACATACCCTATCCCTGGGCCATCAGCCGCGTCACGGAGACCACCGAGGTGAACTTTGGGGGCTACGTGAGCCGCGAGGGCACTGACACCACCAAAGAGAGCCGCTGGCACACCTCCGAAAAGCTGCTGGCGGAGGCCCACGACATCCCCGTGTACGGCTACAACAATTCCAACGTAAACGTGCTGCGGCTGTGGTCCGCCCACTCGGCCAGCGAGTTCAACCTGGACTCCTTTTCCGAGGGCCGCTATATGGACGCCTGCCAGGCCCAGGTGCTGTCGGAGAACGTGACCAAGGTGCTCTATCCCAACGACAGCGACATGAGCGGCAAGAGGCTCCGCTTCCAGCAGGAATACTTTTTGGTGGCTGCCTCCCTGCGGGACATAGTCAACAGATTTTACCGGGAGCACGGGGGCAACTGGGACGTGTTTGCCGACAAGGTGGGCATACAGCTCAACGACACCCATCCGGGCCTGAGCATAGCCGAGCTCATGCGCATCATGGTGGACGAGGAACACATAGGCTGGGACAAGGCCTGGGACATCACTCAGAAGGTGTTTGCCTACACCAATCACACGGTGCTGCCCGTGGCCCTGTAG
- the glgP gene encoding glycogen/starch/alpha-glucan family phosphorylase, whose translation MEIIYNINHFFMEQVGIKYPGDDGKKQRMSIINDRSRRVRIANLSVVGSHKVNGVAALHSELLKTTLFRDFAQMYPERFTNVTNGVTPRRWMFAANPLLTELIREAIGDGWMRDLERLRELEPFAEDAGFRESWTRVKKANKERFAAFLSRDAGLRSDPSFMLDVQVKRIHFYKRQLLFLLYILYRYFDLKEDPSKYPVPRSFVMGGKASPSYHAAKELIYFANRVSHIIGSDPDVRDRMGFVFLPDYRVSAAEIVMPAADLSEQISTAGYEASGTGNMKFALNGALTIGTLDGANVEIRDCVGEDNIFIFGLNDTEVRELRPGYDPAAFAARIPGLQKIFDLIRGDFFCADNPGGLRFFADYLTGQDEYMVMADFESYLRAQNEADLLYTRPEEWARKSILNVARSGYFSSDRSIREYNDKIWGAMPVVVPRTEYGKGK comes from the coding sequence ATGGAGATCATCTACAACATCAACCATTTCTTCATGGAGCAGGTGGGCATCAAGTATCCCGGGGACGACGGCAAAAAGCAGCGTATGTCCATCATCAACGACCGGAGCAGGCGGGTGCGCATAGCCAATCTGTCCGTGGTGGGCTCCCACAAGGTGAACGGAGTGGCCGCCCTCCACAGCGAGCTGCTGAAGACCACCCTGTTCAGGGATTTTGCCCAGATGTATCCCGAGCGGTTCACCAACGTGACCAACGGCGTGACGCCCCGCCGCTGGATGTTTGCCGCCAATCCCCTGCTCACGGAGCTCATCAGGGAGGCCATAGGCGACGGCTGGATGCGGGACCTGGAGCGGCTGCGGGAGCTGGAGCCCTTTGCGGAGGACGCCGGCTTCAGGGAGAGCTGGACCCGGGTGAAGAAGGCCAACAAGGAGCGCTTTGCCGCTTTTCTCAGCAGGGACGCCGGCCTCCGGTCGGACCCCTCCTTTATGCTGGACGTGCAGGTGAAGAGGATACACTTCTACAAGAGGCAGCTGCTGTTTCTCCTGTATATCCTCTACAGATATTTTGACCTGAAGGAGGACCCGTCCAAATATCCGGTGCCCCGGTCCTTTGTCATGGGAGGCAAGGCTTCTCCCAGCTACCACGCCGCCAAGGAGCTCATCTATTTTGCCAACCGGGTGTCCCACATCATCGGCAGCGATCCGGACGTGCGGGACAGGATGGGCTTTGTTTTCCTGCCGGACTACCGGGTCAGCGCCGCGGAGATAGTCATGCCCGCCGCCGACCTGTCGGAGCAGATATCCACCGCCGGCTACGAGGCCTCCGGCACGGGCAATATGAAGTTTGCCCTCAACGGGGCCCTGACCATAGGCACCCTGGACGGCGCCAACGTGGAGATCAGGGACTGCGTGGGGGAGGACAACATCTTCATCTTCGGCCTCAACGACACGGAGGTCCGGGAGCTGCGGCCCGGCTACGACCCCGCCGCCTTTGCCGCCCGCATACCGGGCCTGCAGAAGATATTTGACCTCATCAGAGGCGACTTTTTCTGCGCGGACAATCCCGGGGGCCTGCGGTTCTTCGCGGACTATCTCACCGGGCAGGACGAGTATATGGTCATGGCGGACTTTGAGTCCTATCTCAGGGCCCAGAACGAGGCGGACCTGCTCTACACCAGGCCGGAGGAATGGGCCCGCAAGTCCATTCTGAACGTGGCCCGGTCGGGCTACTTCTCCTCGGACAGGAGCATCAGGGAATACAACGACAAGATATGGGGAGCCATGCCCGTGGTGGTGCCCCGCACCGAATACGGCAAGGGGAAATAG
- a CDS encoding leucine-rich repeat domain-containing protein: MFLFRLPRLMSRLSLAVVIALLAGGMYYKNKEFVALGGVLYKYRGAAATVKVPEGVKVIGKGAFAKNAAVERVELPDSVDSVRDLAFAGCPRLKRVRLSPNLSQLGKGAFTGCGSLERITIPSKVTNIEELTFADCKSLESVTLPAGLLAIRNGAFTGCGRLKEIDFPSRLATIEAGAFGLCKSLETVKLGPSVTFIGPAAFVPGGKLAIKAKEGSAAAEYARKMHIRLQTY, encoded by the coding sequence ATGTTTCTGTTCCGTCTGCCCCGCCTCATGAGCCGCCTGTCCCTGGCGGTGGTCATAGCCCTGCTGGCGGGCGGCATGTATTACAAGAACAAGGAATTCGTGGCCCTGGGGGGCGTGCTGTACAAATACAGAGGCGCCGCCGCCACGGTGAAGGTGCCGGAGGGCGTGAAGGTCATCGGCAAGGGGGCCTTTGCCAAGAACGCCGCCGTGGAAAGAGTGGAGCTGCCTGACTCGGTGGACAGCGTGAGAGACCTGGCCTTTGCCGGCTGCCCCCGTCTGAAGCGGGTGCGCCTGTCGCCGAACCTGTCCCAGCTGGGCAAGGGGGCCTTTACCGGCTGCGGCAGCCTGGAACGGATCACCATCCCCTCCAAGGTCACCAACATAGAGGAGCTCACCTTTGCCGACTGCAAGTCTCTGGAGAGCGTGACCCTGCCCGCAGGCCTGCTGGCCATCAGAAACGGGGCCTTCACCGGCTGCGGGCGGCTGAAGGAGATAGATTTTCCCTCCCGCCTGGCCACCATAGAGGCGGGAGCCTTCGGGCTGTGCAAGTCCCTGGAGACCGTGAAGCTGGGCCCCTCCGTGACCTTTATAGGCCCGGCGGCCTTTGTGCCCGGGGGCAAGCTGGCCATCAAGGCCAAAGAGGGCTCCGCCGCGGCGGAATACGCCCGTAAAATGCATATCAGGCTGCAGACCTATTGA